One Cyprinus carpio isolate SPL01 chromosome B25, ASM1834038v1, whole genome shotgun sequence genomic region harbors:
- the LOC109065125 gene encoding parapinopsin-like yields the protein MGSIITTDKAMTVQPTRFPRVGYSILSYLMFINTIFSVFNNSLVIAVMLKNVHFLNALNVIILSLAVSDLMIASCGSALVTITNYKGAFFLGDAFCVFQGFAVNYFGLVSLCTLTLLAYERYNVVCKPKAGL from the exons ATGGGGAGCATCATTACAACAGATAAAGCCATGACAGTGCAGCCTACTAGATTTCCACGTGTGGGCTACAGCATACTGTCATACCTCATGTttataaacacaatattttctgtgtttaaTAACTCGTTGGTGATTGCTGTGATGCTTAAGAACGTGCATTTTCTCAATGCGCTGAACGTCATCATTCTCAGTCTGGCCGTGTCAGATCTCATGATTGCCAGCTGCGGCTCTGCCCTCGTCACCATCACAAATTACAAAGGAGCTTTCTTTTTAGGGGATGCATTCTGTGTTTTTCAAGGTTTTGCAGTGAACTATTTTG GCCTGGTGTCTTTGTGCACTCTCACTTTGCTGGCATACGAGCGGTACAACGTGGTCTGCAAACCCAAGGCAGGT TTGTAG
- the LOC109065146 gene encoding uncharacterized protein LOC109065146 — MRSNFTIVWGQVNSTWQDTIEVAFVAANCLVLLVTLHVGFLANLFVAWAVHHQKSLQTSNNALLVNLAVIDILRCAIDCPLLLSVVLSARDTRDLGVLFCSAQIASFSLICCVQLLTLACISAERYQAIAHPFKNAERRKRIAVWIALTWLLPISISVICVIFAKDSPVYVRCRSLRMETLDSYDTFGVYILTPIWCVCLTVIIGFYGRIFLLVRAHGRKIFDKGSLPPPNKNREDTKPQNEEKTDIKHAAENQQTLDNDNLKPNEKESCEENPLDLHPASEELTTPFGTDSLDINKPELATEISRETKVIFIDEHSNKAPQVLEVLGEPNNHQPTSEESSSPLTNEEDCAMESSTHQSTSEECGVVPNVQQESSQSSAKGEDGDQLDYTLETLPPPASEEDGTVESSPSQDTTEETSPTSGENGDKGADKQCVPQETAAETSPASTGEATAAPQEEEEKEEVAGAVCMMPSLAQRERGNTKKESKLAKRSGYIIFTFLIFWIPLIATVVLNHFFYQNDNLTVEVFRELEVLTVSLVCMTSLTNPIIYAAVNPQFRTEFHNLKTKWKDFCTLS, encoded by the exons ATGAGAAGTAATTTCACCATTGTTTGGGGACAGGTGAACAGCACGTGGCAAGACACTATAGAAGTTGCGTTTGTAGCTGCCAATTGTCTGGTTTTGCTGGTCACTTTGCACGTTGGATTTCTCGCAAACTTGTTCGTGGCGTGGGCCGTGCACCACCAGAAGTCTCTCCAGACGTCCAACAACGCTCTCCTGGTGAATCTGGCCGTTATTGACATCTTGCGATGCGCTATTGATTGTCCATTGCTTCTCAGTGTTGTTTTGAGCGCTCGCGACACGCGAGACCTCGGCGTGCTGTTCTGCAGCGCGCAGATCGCGTCGTTTTCTCTCATCTGTTGCGTGCAGTTGCTCACGCTGGCGTGTATCAGCGCCGAGCGATATCAAGCCATTGCACATCCGTTTAAAAATGCCGAGCGCCGAAAACGGATAGCGGTGTGGATTGCGTTGACATGGCTGCTTCCCATCTCCATATCGGTCATTTGCGTGATTTTTGCGAAAGACTCGCCGGTGTACGTCAGATGCAGAAGTTTGCGCATGGAAACGTTAGACTCGTACGACACGTTTGGAGTTTACATTCTGACCCCCATCTGGTGCGTTTGTTTGACGGTCATCATTGGGTTCTACGGCCGTATTTTCCTTTTAGTCAGAGCGCACGGTCGGAAAATATTCGACAAGGGTTCGCTTCCACCACCAAATAAGAACAGAGAGGATACAAAACCCCAAAATGAAGAAAAGACTGATATTAAACATGCTGCAGAAAACCAACAAACATTAGACAATGATAATTTAAAACCGAATGAAAAAGAGTCATGTGAAGAGAATCCACTGGATTTGCATCCAGCATCTGAGGAACTTACCACACCATTTGGCACTGACTCCTTGGATATAAACAAACCAGAGCTTGCCACTGAAATATCCAGAGAAACCAAAGTCATCTTTATAGATGAACATTCTAACAAAGCACCACAGGTTCTAGAAGTTCTTGGGGAGCCAAACAACCACCAACCTACTTCTGAAGAAAGTTCTTCCCCATTAACTAATGAAGAAGATTGTGCGATGGAGTCAAGCACCCACCAATCAACCAGTGAGGAGTGTGGCGTTGTGCCAAATGTCCAGCAAGAAAGTTCTCAGTCATCAGCAAAAGGAGAAGATGGAGACCAACTAGATTATACTTTAGAAACTCTTCCTCCTCCAGCTTCTGAAGAAGATGGTACTGTTGAGTCAAGCCCTTCACAAGATACCACTGAAGAAACTTCTCCAACATCAGGAGAAAATGGAGATAAAGGTGCTGATAAGCAATGTGTTCCTCAAGAAACTGCTGCAGAAACTTCTCCAGCATCGACCGGAGAAGCCACAGCTGCTccacaggaggaggaggagaaggaggaggtggcgggtgcCGTCTGTATGATGCCTTCTCTCGCCCAAAGAGAACGAGGAAACACCAAGAAGGAGAGCAAACTGGCCAAGCGCTCCGGATACATCATCTTCACCTTCCTCATATTTTGGATCCCGCTGATAGCGACAGTGGTTTTAAATCACTTCTTTTACCAAAACGACAATCTAACA GTGGAGGTTTTCCGGGAGCTGGAGGTTTTAACAGTGTCTTTGGTCTGCATGACATCCCTCACCAACCCGATCATCTATGCTGCGGTTAACCCTCAGTTCCGCACAGAGTTTCACAATCTGAAGACAAAATGGAAAGATTTTTGTACACTTTCATAG
- the LOC109065150 gene encoding armadillo repeat-containing protein 10, whose translation MFWSSTDAIGGTALRMGDDSVVSRLGSMKALLGIVAGAGASYGIYKLVFGRAGDAGVNRKKSAKSVTIQPGSLMAKVSGFKVVSESDNLDPTADAKSSDVFSKSAASLEPRHLSMLLSLLQSSPNPEERRKVLVTLGNAAAFTVNQDLLREFGGLHIIAGFLSDPSPELRVQTLNALNNLSMNIRNQEQLKIYVSSVMQMIEMSPVNSDLQLEALRLLTNLSVTDNHQHLMKKSITLLLSLLVVSNEVLQIQVLKVLVNLSSNPDLMDDIVQAQAPASLILLFDGCTSTSVLLRLLFFVGNLRSWRPSAQVAEALRRRQDSLYCVLLDGSSQLHRKLPLLLSHPDEEVKSQVARLLT comes from the exons ATGTTTTGGTCGTCCACTGACGCAATAGGCGGCACCGCGCTGAG AATGGGAGACGACAGTGTCGTATCCCGCCTCGGCAGCATGAAGGCTCTGCTGGGGATTGTAGCAGGAGCCGGAGCCTCGTATGGCATTTATAAACTAGTCTTTGGTCGCGCAGGAGATGCAGGAGTAAACAGGAAAAAGTCTGCTAAAAGTGTGACTATTCAGCCTGGAAGCCTGATGGCCAAAGTGTCTGGATTTAAAGTCGTCAGTGAGAGTGATAATCTGGATCCTACTGCGGATGCTAAATCTA GTGATGTTTTCTCAAAATCTGCTGCCAGCCTGGAGCCTCGACATCTAAGTATGCTTCTCTCTCTTCTGCAGAGCAGCCCAAACCCAGAAGAGAGGAGGAAAGTTCTCGTCACTTTAGGAAACGCTGCTGCCTTCACAGTAAACCAG GATCTTCTGCGAGAATTCGGAGGTCTTCACATCATAGCAGGCTTCCTCTCAGACCCTTCACCTGAGCTTCGCGTTCAGACCCTAAACGCTCTGAACAACTTGAGCATGAATATTCGCAATCAAGAGCAGCTGAAG ATATATGTCTCGTCGGTGATGCAGATGATTGAGATGTCGCCGGTGAACTCTGACCTTCAGCTGGAGGCGCTCAGATTGCTCACTAATCTGTCAGTCACAGATAATCACCAGCATCTGATGAAGAAGTCCATCACCCTCCTCCTGTCACTACTCGTAGTGAGCAATGAAGTCCTACAG ATCCAAGTCCTGAAGGTCCTGGTAAATCTTTCCTCCAATCCAGATCTGATGGACGATATTGTGCAAGCTCAG GCTCCAGCGTCCTTGATTTTGTTGTTTGACGGCTGCACAAGCACGTCTGTTCTCCTCCGCCTGTTGTTTTTTGTGGGGAACCTGCGCTCGTGGAGACCCTCTGCACAGGTAGCTGAAGCTCTGAGGAGGAGGCAGGACTCTCTGTACTGTGTTCTACTGGACGGCTCCTCTCAGCTGCACCGTAAACTGCCCCTGCTGCTGTCCCATCCAGATGAGGAGGTGAAGTCACAGGTGGCCAGACTCCTCACATAA